The following are encoded in a window of Sminthopsis crassicaudata isolate SCR6 chromosome 5, ASM4859323v1, whole genome shotgun sequence genomic DNA:
- the NPFF gene encoding pro-FMRFamide-related neuropeptide FF yields the protein MDARSVAVLLLLVTVGRGQAEGAGAAKEGVGDHILMEEDDRPPPGRDAQTPLSVLQSLLQAMKRPGRSPAFLFQPQRFGRDARRSPGRQGLSLQAGEAPLFWSLAAPQRFGKK from the exons ATGGACGCTAGAAGCGTGGCTGTGCTGCTGTTGCTGGTGACAGTGGGCAGAGGCCAAGCTGAAGGAGCAGGGGCTGCCAAGGAGGGCGTTGGGGACCACATTCTCATG GAGGAAGACGACAGACCTCCCCCTGGACGGGACGCTCAGACACCCTTGTCTGTCCTGCAGTCCTTGCTGCAAGCCATGAAGAGACCCGGCCGGAGCCCAGCCTTCCTATTCCAGCCCCAGAG GTTTGGCCGGGATGCCCGGAGGAGCCCTGGCAGACAGGGGCTGAGTCTTCAGGCTGGGGAGGCTCCTCTGTTCTGGAGCCTGGCTGCCCCACAACGCTTTGGGAAAAAGTGA
- the TARBP2 gene encoding RISC-loading complex subunit TARBP2 isoform X7, translated as MLAASPGKTPISLLQEYGTRIGKTPVYDLLKAEGQAHQPNFTFRVTVGDTSCTGEGASGALARGQGPSKKAAKHKAAEVALKHLKGGNMLDPFLEDGRSPPMEVKAPVSPQQSECNPVGALQELVVQKGWRLPEYTVTQESGPAHRKEFTMTCRVERFIEIGSGTSKKLAKRNAAAKMLLRVHTVPLDPRDGPEAEPDDDHFSIGLGSRVDGLRGRSPGCTWDSLRNSAGEKILSLRSCPLGSLGPGCCNVLSELSEEQAFHVSYLDIDELSLSGLCQCLVELSTQPATVCHGSAPTREAARGEAARHALQYLKIMAGGK; from the exons ATGCTGGCGGCCAGTCCTGGCAAGACCCCAATCAGCCTTCTGCAGGAGTATGGGACCAGAATAGGGAAGACTCCCGTGTACGACCTCCTCAAAGCCGAGGGCCAAGCCCACCAGCCCAATTTCACCTTCCGAGTCACCGTCGGTGACACCAGCTGCACTGGTGAGGGGGCGTCGGGTGCCCTGGCCAGGG GTCAGGGCCCCAGCAAGAAAGCTGCCAAGCACAAAGCAGCCGAGGTGGCCCTCAAACACTTGAAGGGAGGAAACATGTTGGACCCATTTCTGGAGGATGGAAG GAGCCCCCCAATGGAGGTCAAGGCCCCAGTTTCTCCTCAGCAGTCTGAGTGTAACCCTGTGGGGGCTTTACAG GAGCTGGTGGTGCAGAAAGGCTGGCGGCTGCCCGAGTACACCGTGACCCAGGAGTCGGGCCCAGCGCATCGAAAGGAGTTCACCATGACCTGCCGGGTGGAGCGCTTCATCGAGATCG GCAGCGGCACCTCCAAGAAACTGGCCAAGCGCAATGCAGCTGCCAAGATGCTCCTGAGGGTGCACACCGTGCCCCTGGACCCCAGGGACGGTCCTGAGGCCGAGCCGGACGATGACCACTTCTCCATT GGTCTCGGCTCCCGCGTGGACGGCCTTCGGGGCCGCAGCCCAGGCTGTACCTGGGACTCTCTCCGCAACTCAGCGGGAGAGAAGATCCTGTCCCTGCGGAGCTGCCCCCTGGGCTCCCTGGGCCCCGGCTGTTGCAACGTCCTCAGCGAGCTTTCTGAGGAGCAGGCCTTCCATGTCAGCTACCTGGACATTG atGAGCTGAGTTTGAGCGGGCTCTGCCAGTGCCTGGTGGAACTGTCTACACAGCCAGCCACGGTGTGCCACGGCTCAGCCCCGACCCGGGAAGCGGCCCGCGGGGAGGCTGCCCGCCACGCTCTGCAGTACCTCAAGATCATGGCTGGGGGCAAGTGA
- the TARBP2 gene encoding RISC-loading complex subunit TARBP2 isoform X4, giving the protein MLVGGGGGGSGRVEPAVTVAPAGTEEGMSEEEQGSGIITGYGLPSIEQMLAASPGKTPISLLQEYGTRIGKTPVYDLLKAEGQAHQPNFTFRVTVGDTSCTGEGASGALARGQGPSKKAAKHKAAEVALKHLKGGNMLDPFLEDGRSPPMEVKAPVSPQQSECNPVGALQELVVQKGWRLPEYTVTQESGPAHRKEFTMTCRVERFIEIGSGTSKKLAKRNAAAKMLLRVHTVPLDPRDGPEAEPDDDHFSIGLGSRVDGLRGRSPGCTWDSLRNSAGEKILSLRSCPLGSLGPGCCNVLSELSEEQAFHVSYLDIDELSLSGLCQCLVELSTQPATVCHGSAPTREAARGEAARHALQYLKIMAGGK; this is encoded by the exons ATGCTCGttggtggcggcggcggcggctcggGGCGCGTGGAGCCTGCAGTCACGGTGGCGCCCGCAGGGACGGAGGAGGGAATGAGTGAGGAGGAGCAGGGTTCCGGGATCATCACAGGCTACGGACTCCCCAG TATAGAGCAAATGCTGGCGGCCAGTCCTGGCAAGACCCCAATCAGCCTTCTGCAGGAGTATGGGACCAGAATAGGGAAGACTCCCGTGTACGACCTCCTCAAAGCCGAGGGCCAAGCCCACCAGCCCAATTTCACCTTCCGAGTCACCGTCGGTGACACCAGCTGCACTGGTGAGGGGGCGTCGGGTGCCCTGGCCAGGG GTCAGGGCCCCAGCAAGAAAGCTGCCAAGCACAAAGCAGCCGAGGTGGCCCTCAAACACTTGAAGGGAGGAAACATGTTGGACCCATTTCTGGAGGATGGAAG GAGCCCCCCAATGGAGGTCAAGGCCCCAGTTTCTCCTCAGCAGTCTGAGTGTAACCCTGTGGGGGCTTTACAG GAGCTGGTGGTGCAGAAAGGCTGGCGGCTGCCCGAGTACACCGTGACCCAGGAGTCGGGCCCAGCGCATCGAAAGGAGTTCACCATGACCTGCCGGGTGGAGCGCTTCATCGAGATCG GCAGCGGCACCTCCAAGAAACTGGCCAAGCGCAATGCAGCTGCCAAGATGCTCCTGAGGGTGCACACCGTGCCCCTGGACCCCAGGGACGGTCCTGAGGCCGAGCCGGACGATGACCACTTCTCCATT GGTCTCGGCTCCCGCGTGGACGGCCTTCGGGGCCGCAGCCCAGGCTGTACCTGGGACTCTCTCCGCAACTCAGCGGGAGAGAAGATCCTGTCCCTGCGGAGCTGCCCCCTGGGCTCCCTGGGCCCCGGCTGTTGCAACGTCCTCAGCGAGCTTTCTGAGGAGCAGGCCTTCCATGTCAGCTACCTGGACATTG atGAGCTGAGTTTGAGCGGGCTCTGCCAGTGCCTGGTGGAACTGTCTACACAGCCAGCCACGGTGTGCCACGGCTCAGCCCCGACCCGGGAAGCGGCCCGCGGGGAGGCTGCCCGCCACGCTCTGCAGTACCTCAAGATCATGGCTGGGGGCAAGTGA
- the TARBP2 gene encoding RISC-loading complex subunit TARBP2 isoform X6, translating into MLVGGGGGGSGRVEPAVTVAPAGTEEGMSEEEQGSGIITGYGLPSIEQMLAASPGKTPISLLQEYGTRIGKTPVYDLLKAEGQAHQPNFTFRVTVGDTSCTGQGPSKKAAKHKAAEVALKHLKGGNMLDPFLEDGRSPPMEVKAPVSPQQSECNPVGALQELVVQKGWRLPEYTVTQESGPAHRKEFTMTCRVERFIEIGSGTSKKLAKRNAAAKMLLRVHTVPLDPRDGPEAEPDDDHFSIGLGSRVDGLRGRSPGCTWDSLRNSAGEKILSLRSCPLGSLGPGCCNVLSELSEEQAFHVSYLDIDELSLSGLCQCLVELSTQPATVCHGSAPTREAARGEAARHALQYLKIMAGGK; encoded by the exons ATGCTCGttggtggcggcggcggcggctcggGGCGCGTGGAGCCTGCAGTCACGGTGGCGCCCGCAGGGACGGAGGAGGGAATGAGTGAGGAGGAGCAGGGTTCCGGGATCATCACAGGCTACGGACTCCCCAG TATAGAGCAAATGCTGGCGGCCAGTCCTGGCAAGACCCCAATCAGCCTTCTGCAGGAGTATGGGACCAGAATAGGGAAGACTCCCGTGTACGACCTCCTCAAAGCCGAGGGCCAAGCCCACCAGCCCAATTTCACCTTCCGAGTCACCGTCGGTGACACCAGCTGCACTG GTCAGGGCCCCAGCAAGAAAGCTGCCAAGCACAAAGCAGCCGAGGTGGCCCTCAAACACTTGAAGGGAGGAAACATGTTGGACCCATTTCTGGAGGATGGAAG GAGCCCCCCAATGGAGGTCAAGGCCCCAGTTTCTCCTCAGCAGTCTGAGTGTAACCCTGTGGGGGCTTTACAG GAGCTGGTGGTGCAGAAAGGCTGGCGGCTGCCCGAGTACACCGTGACCCAGGAGTCGGGCCCAGCGCATCGAAAGGAGTTCACCATGACCTGCCGGGTGGAGCGCTTCATCGAGATCG GCAGCGGCACCTCCAAGAAACTGGCCAAGCGCAATGCAGCTGCCAAGATGCTCCTGAGGGTGCACACCGTGCCCCTGGACCCCAGGGACGGTCCTGAGGCCGAGCCGGACGATGACCACTTCTCCATT GGTCTCGGCTCCCGCGTGGACGGCCTTCGGGGCCGCAGCCCAGGCTGTACCTGGGACTCTCTCCGCAACTCAGCGGGAGAGAAGATCCTGTCCCTGCGGAGCTGCCCCCTGGGCTCCCTGGGCCCCGGCTGTTGCAACGTCCTCAGCGAGCTTTCTGAGGAGCAGGCCTTCCATGTCAGCTACCTGGACATTG atGAGCTGAGTTTGAGCGGGCTCTGCCAGTGCCTGGTGGAACTGTCTACACAGCCAGCCACGGTGTGCCACGGCTCAGCCCCGACCCGGGAAGCGGCCCGCGGGGAGGCTGCCCGCCACGCTCTGCAGTACCTCAAGATCATGGCTGGGGGCAAGTGA
- the TARBP2 gene encoding RISC-loading complex subunit TARBP2 isoform X5, protein MPQGCGHRVSHHAHDQRTSRMLDCDTLVISLPPPPFFHPQISLPEVEVTMPLPASGPRQELTSPMPLSPLSSAPRPPGSQLAVPISRGPRGAVMQVCVPPPSIEQMLAASPGKTPISLLQEYGTRIGKTPVYDLLKAEGQAHQPNFTFRVTVGDTSCTGQGPSKKAAKHKAAEVALKHLKGGNMLDPFLEDGRSPPMEVKAPVSPQQSECNPVGALQELVVQKGWRLPEYTVTQESGPAHRKEFTMTCRVERFIEIGSGTSKKLAKRNAAAKMLLRVHTVPLDPRDGPEAEPDDDHFSIGLGSRVDGLRGRSPGCTWDSLRNSAGEKILSLRSCPLGSLGPGCCNVLSELSEEQAFHVSYLDIDELSLSGLCQCLVELSTQPATVCHGSAPTREAARGEAARHALQYLKIMAGGK, encoded by the exons ATGCCCCAGGGTTGTGGTCACAGAGTTTCCCACCATGCACATGATCAGAGGACATCGAGGATGCTGGACTGCGATACATTGGTTATaagcctccccccacccccattcttCCATCCCCAAATTTCCCTCCCAGAGGTGGAGGTCACCATGCCCCTCCCGGCCTCTGGACCAAGGCAGGAGCTGACCAGCCCAATGCCACTGTCCCCCCTGAGTAGCGCCCCCCGTCCCCCTGGGTCTCAGCTGGCAGTGCCCATCAGCAGGGGGCCGAGAGGAGCCGTGATGCAGGTGTGTGTGCCTCCCCCTAGTATAGAGCAAATGCTGGCGGCCAGTCCTGGCAAGACCCCAATCAGCCTTCTGCAGGAGTATGGGACCAGAATAGGGAAGACTCCCGTGTACGACCTCCTCAAAGCCGAGGGCCAAGCCCACCAGCCCAATTTCACCTTCCGAGTCACCGTCGGTGACACCAGCTGCACTG GTCAGGGCCCCAGCAAGAAAGCTGCCAAGCACAAAGCAGCCGAGGTGGCCCTCAAACACTTGAAGGGAGGAAACATGTTGGACCCATTTCTGGAGGATGGAAG GAGCCCCCCAATGGAGGTCAAGGCCCCAGTTTCTCCTCAGCAGTCTGAGTGTAACCCTGTGGGGGCTTTACAG GAGCTGGTGGTGCAGAAAGGCTGGCGGCTGCCCGAGTACACCGTGACCCAGGAGTCGGGCCCAGCGCATCGAAAGGAGTTCACCATGACCTGCCGGGTGGAGCGCTTCATCGAGATCG GCAGCGGCACCTCCAAGAAACTGGCCAAGCGCAATGCAGCTGCCAAGATGCTCCTGAGGGTGCACACCGTGCCCCTGGACCCCAGGGACGGTCCTGAGGCCGAGCCGGACGATGACCACTTCTCCATT GGTCTCGGCTCCCGCGTGGACGGCCTTCGGGGCCGCAGCCCAGGCTGTACCTGGGACTCTCTCCGCAACTCAGCGGGAGAGAAGATCCTGTCCCTGCGGAGCTGCCCCCTGGGCTCCCTGGGCCCCGGCTGTTGCAACGTCCTCAGCGAGCTTTCTGAGGAGCAGGCCTTCCATGTCAGCTACCTGGACATTG atGAGCTGAGTTTGAGCGGGCTCTGCCAGTGCCTGGTGGAACTGTCTACACAGCCAGCCACGGTGTGCCACGGCTCAGCCCCGACCCGGGAAGCGGCCCGCGGGGAGGCTGCCCGCCACGCTCTGCAGTACCTCAAGATCATGGCTGGGGGCAAGTGA
- the TARBP2 gene encoding RISC-loading complex subunit TARBP2 isoform X2: MLDCDTLVISLPPPPFFHPQISLPEVEVTMPLPASGPRQELTSPMPLSPLSSAPRPPGSQLAVPISRGPRGAVMQVCVPPPSIEQMLAASPGKTPISLLQEYGTRIGKTPVYDLLKAEGQAHQPNFTFRVTVGDTSCTGEGASGALARGQGPSKKAAKHKAAEVALKHLKGGNMLDPFLEDGRSPPMEVKAPVSPQQSECNPVGALQELVVQKGWRLPEYTVTQESGPAHRKEFTMTCRVERFIEIGSGTSKKLAKRNAAAKMLLRVHTVPLDPRDGPEAEPDDDHFSIGLGSRVDGLRGRSPGCTWDSLRNSAGEKILSLRSCPLGSLGPGCCNVLSELSEEQAFHVSYLDIDELSLSGLCQCLVELSTQPATVCHGSAPTREAARGEAARHALQYLKIMAGGK; encoded by the exons ATGCTGGACTGCGATACATTGGTTATaagcctccccccacccccattcttCCATCCCCAAATTTCCCTCCCAGAGGTGGAGGTCACCATGCCCCTCCCGGCCTCTGGACCAAGGCAGGAGCTGACCAGCCCAATGCCACTGTCCCCCCTGAGTAGCGCCCCCCGTCCCCCTGGGTCTCAGCTGGCAGTGCCCATCAGCAGGGGGCCGAGAGGAGCCGTGATGCAGGTGTGTGTGCCTCCCCCTAGTATAGAGCAAATGCTGGCGGCCAGTCCTGGCAAGACCCCAATCAGCCTTCTGCAGGAGTATGGGACCAGAATAGGGAAGACTCCCGTGTACGACCTCCTCAAAGCCGAGGGCCAAGCCCACCAGCCCAATTTCACCTTCCGAGTCACCGTCGGTGACACCAGCTGCACTGGTGAGGGGGCGTCGGGTGCCCTGGCCAGGG GTCAGGGCCCCAGCAAGAAAGCTGCCAAGCACAAAGCAGCCGAGGTGGCCCTCAAACACTTGAAGGGAGGAAACATGTTGGACCCATTTCTGGAGGATGGAAG GAGCCCCCCAATGGAGGTCAAGGCCCCAGTTTCTCCTCAGCAGTCTGAGTGTAACCCTGTGGGGGCTTTACAG GAGCTGGTGGTGCAGAAAGGCTGGCGGCTGCCCGAGTACACCGTGACCCAGGAGTCGGGCCCAGCGCATCGAAAGGAGTTCACCATGACCTGCCGGGTGGAGCGCTTCATCGAGATCG GCAGCGGCACCTCCAAGAAACTGGCCAAGCGCAATGCAGCTGCCAAGATGCTCCTGAGGGTGCACACCGTGCCCCTGGACCCCAGGGACGGTCCTGAGGCCGAGCCGGACGATGACCACTTCTCCATT GGTCTCGGCTCCCGCGTGGACGGCCTTCGGGGCCGCAGCCCAGGCTGTACCTGGGACTCTCTCCGCAACTCAGCGGGAGAGAAGATCCTGTCCCTGCGGAGCTGCCCCCTGGGCTCCCTGGGCCCCGGCTGTTGCAACGTCCTCAGCGAGCTTTCTGAGGAGCAGGCCTTCCATGTCAGCTACCTGGACATTG atGAGCTGAGTTTGAGCGGGCTCTGCCAGTGCCTGGTGGAACTGTCTACACAGCCAGCCACGGTGTGCCACGGCTCAGCCCCGACCCGGGAAGCGGCCCGCGGGGAGGCTGCCCGCCACGCTCTGCAGTACCTCAAGATCATGGCTGGGGGCAAGTGA
- the TARBP2 gene encoding RISC-loading complex subunit TARBP2 isoform X1 — protein sequence MPQGCGHRVSHHAHDQRTSRMLDCDTLVISLPPPPFFHPQISLPEVEVTMPLPASGPRQELTSPMPLSPLSSAPRPPGSQLAVPISRGPRGAVMQVCVPPPSIEQMLAASPGKTPISLLQEYGTRIGKTPVYDLLKAEGQAHQPNFTFRVTVGDTSCTGEGASGALARGQGPSKKAAKHKAAEVALKHLKGGNMLDPFLEDGRSPPMEVKAPVSPQQSECNPVGALQELVVQKGWRLPEYTVTQESGPAHRKEFTMTCRVERFIEIGSGTSKKLAKRNAAAKMLLRVHTVPLDPRDGPEAEPDDDHFSIGLGSRVDGLRGRSPGCTWDSLRNSAGEKILSLRSCPLGSLGPGCCNVLSELSEEQAFHVSYLDIDELSLSGLCQCLVELSTQPATVCHGSAPTREAARGEAARHALQYLKIMAGGK from the exons ATGCCCCAGGGTTGTGGTCACAGAGTTTCCCACCATGCACATGATCAGAGGACATCGAGGATGCTGGACTGCGATACATTGGTTATaagcctccccccacccccattcttCCATCCCCAAATTTCCCTCCCAGAGGTGGAGGTCACCATGCCCCTCCCGGCCTCTGGACCAAGGCAGGAGCTGACCAGCCCAATGCCACTGTCCCCCCTGAGTAGCGCCCCCCGTCCCCCTGGGTCTCAGCTGGCAGTGCCCATCAGCAGGGGGCCGAGAGGAGCCGTGATGCAGGTGTGTGTGCCTCCCCCTAGTATAGAGCAAATGCTGGCGGCCAGTCCTGGCAAGACCCCAATCAGCCTTCTGCAGGAGTATGGGACCAGAATAGGGAAGACTCCCGTGTACGACCTCCTCAAAGCCGAGGGCCAAGCCCACCAGCCCAATTTCACCTTCCGAGTCACCGTCGGTGACACCAGCTGCACTGGTGAGGGGGCGTCGGGTGCCCTGGCCAGGG GTCAGGGCCCCAGCAAGAAAGCTGCCAAGCACAAAGCAGCCGAGGTGGCCCTCAAACACTTGAAGGGAGGAAACATGTTGGACCCATTTCTGGAGGATGGAAG GAGCCCCCCAATGGAGGTCAAGGCCCCAGTTTCTCCTCAGCAGTCTGAGTGTAACCCTGTGGGGGCTTTACAG GAGCTGGTGGTGCAGAAAGGCTGGCGGCTGCCCGAGTACACCGTGACCCAGGAGTCGGGCCCAGCGCATCGAAAGGAGTTCACCATGACCTGCCGGGTGGAGCGCTTCATCGAGATCG GCAGCGGCACCTCCAAGAAACTGGCCAAGCGCAATGCAGCTGCCAAGATGCTCCTGAGGGTGCACACCGTGCCCCTGGACCCCAGGGACGGTCCTGAGGCCGAGCCGGACGATGACCACTTCTCCATT GGTCTCGGCTCCCGCGTGGACGGCCTTCGGGGCCGCAGCCCAGGCTGTACCTGGGACTCTCTCCGCAACTCAGCGGGAGAGAAGATCCTGTCCCTGCGGAGCTGCCCCCTGGGCTCCCTGGGCCCCGGCTGTTGCAACGTCCTCAGCGAGCTTTCTGAGGAGCAGGCCTTCCATGTCAGCTACCTGGACATTG atGAGCTGAGTTTGAGCGGGCTCTGCCAGTGCCTGGTGGAACTGTCTACACAGCCAGCCACGGTGTGCCACGGCTCAGCCCCGACCCGGGAAGCGGCCCGCGGGGAGGCTGCCCGCCACGCTCTGCAGTACCTCAAGATCATGGCTGGGGGCAAGTGA
- the TARBP2 gene encoding RISC-loading complex subunit TARBP2 isoform X3, translated as MLDCDTLVISLPPPPFFHPQISLPEVEVTMPLPASGPRQELTSPMPLSPLSSAPRPPGSQLAVPISRGPRGAVMQVCVPPPSIEQMLAASPGKTPISLLQEYGTRIGKTPVYDLLKAEGQAHQPNFTFRVTVGDTSCTGQGPSKKAAKHKAAEVALKHLKGGNMLDPFLEDGRSPPMEVKAPVSPQQSECNPVGALQELVVQKGWRLPEYTVTQESGPAHRKEFTMTCRVERFIEIGSGTSKKLAKRNAAAKMLLRVHTVPLDPRDGPEAEPDDDHFSIGLGSRVDGLRGRSPGCTWDSLRNSAGEKILSLRSCPLGSLGPGCCNVLSELSEEQAFHVSYLDIDELSLSGLCQCLVELSTQPATVCHGSAPTREAARGEAARHALQYLKIMAGGK; from the exons ATGCTGGACTGCGATACATTGGTTATaagcctccccccacccccattcttCCATCCCCAAATTTCCCTCCCAGAGGTGGAGGTCACCATGCCCCTCCCGGCCTCTGGACCAAGGCAGGAGCTGACCAGCCCAATGCCACTGTCCCCCCTGAGTAGCGCCCCCCGTCCCCCTGGGTCTCAGCTGGCAGTGCCCATCAGCAGGGGGCCGAGAGGAGCCGTGATGCAGGTGTGTGTGCCTCCCCCTAGTATAGAGCAAATGCTGGCGGCCAGTCCTGGCAAGACCCCAATCAGCCTTCTGCAGGAGTATGGGACCAGAATAGGGAAGACTCCCGTGTACGACCTCCTCAAAGCCGAGGGCCAAGCCCACCAGCCCAATTTCACCTTCCGAGTCACCGTCGGTGACACCAGCTGCACTG GTCAGGGCCCCAGCAAGAAAGCTGCCAAGCACAAAGCAGCCGAGGTGGCCCTCAAACACTTGAAGGGAGGAAACATGTTGGACCCATTTCTGGAGGATGGAAG GAGCCCCCCAATGGAGGTCAAGGCCCCAGTTTCTCCTCAGCAGTCTGAGTGTAACCCTGTGGGGGCTTTACAG GAGCTGGTGGTGCAGAAAGGCTGGCGGCTGCCCGAGTACACCGTGACCCAGGAGTCGGGCCCAGCGCATCGAAAGGAGTTCACCATGACCTGCCGGGTGGAGCGCTTCATCGAGATCG GCAGCGGCACCTCCAAGAAACTGGCCAAGCGCAATGCAGCTGCCAAGATGCTCCTGAGGGTGCACACCGTGCCCCTGGACCCCAGGGACGGTCCTGAGGCCGAGCCGGACGATGACCACTTCTCCATT GGTCTCGGCTCCCGCGTGGACGGCCTTCGGGGCCGCAGCCCAGGCTGTACCTGGGACTCTCTCCGCAACTCAGCGGGAGAGAAGATCCTGTCCCTGCGGAGCTGCCCCCTGGGCTCCCTGGGCCCCGGCTGTTGCAACGTCCTCAGCGAGCTTTCTGAGGAGCAGGCCTTCCATGTCAGCTACCTGGACATTG atGAGCTGAGTTTGAGCGGGCTCTGCCAGTGCCTGGTGGAACTGTCTACACAGCCAGCCACGGTGTGCCACGGCTCAGCCCCGACCCGGGAAGCGGCCCGCGGGGAGGCTGCCCGCCACGCTCTGCAGTACCTCAAGATCATGGCTGGGGGCAAGTGA